GGCCTGCTCGACGGCCGTCGGCGCGTCGGCGGACGTGGGGACCTCGGCGCTCTCGAGCGCGGCGCCGACGTTGGTCTCCTCGATCTTCGTGACCTCGGGGCCGTCGCCGTCGGCGGCGTCGGTGCCCGAGTTGGAGTTCTGGACTTCTGCCATCGTGTTGGGGGTCTCGGGTTAGGCGCGCTGGACGGGCGGCGCGAGCTTGGGGAGGTCCTGGCCCGACTGCTGGGCCTGGTAGTGCCGCTCCATCTTGGCGTCGTAGCGGAGGACGAGGTGGCGCATGATGTCGTCGTTGATGATCAACGCGCGCTCGATCTTGACCAGCCCGTCGTTCTTGCCGACCGGGAGGCGGAAGTTGACGACGACGTAGTAGCCGTTCCGCTTCTTCTCGATCGGGTACGCCAGCCGCTGGCTGCCGCGCTCCTCGACGTTCTCGACGTGCGCGCCGTTCTCGCTGAGGTACTGCGTCACGCGCTGGACGATGTCCTTCGTCTGGTCCTCGTTGAGGACCGGGTTGATGATGTACATCATCTCGTACATCGGGCCGTTCTCGGCCTGGGCCGGAGCCCCGTTGGCGTCTGCCATGGTGTCCCTGTGGGATACGGTGAGTGTCGTATGCCCGCGGCGCGCCGGGTTGTCTCCCCCGGAATCGGTCCTCCGCGAGCAGGGCGAACGTCCAACCTACCCCACCGTCGCCCCGAGGCGGGCGAAGCGGGGGCGAAGACGGGGTGGGAGAGCGGGCACGACCCGGCAGCTCCACCTCCCCGAGGGCACGCTGCCATGTCCCGGTTCCCCCTTCCCCAGTTCCCGGCGAGCGAAGCGCGCTACCCGTTCGCCGCCTCCTCCATGCGCGCCTCGCGGTCGGCGAGGGCGAGCGCCTTGACGATGGCGTCGAGGTCGCCGTCGAGGACGCCCTGGAGCGCGTGGTTCTTGTCGTCGCCCTCGAGGCGGTGGTCCGTCACGCGGCCCTGGGGCCAGTTGTACGTCCGGATCTTGCCGGAGCGGTCGCCCGAGCCCACCATCTCCTTCCGGGCCGCCGCGCGCTCGTTGTGGACGCGGTCGAGCTCGAGCTGGTAGAGCCGGCTGCGGAGCACCCGGAACGCCTTCTCCTTGTTCTTGATCTGGCTCTTCTCGTCCTGGATCGAGACCACGAGCCCCGTCGGCTCGTGCGTGAGACGGACCGCCGAGTCCGTGGTGTTGACCGACTGGCCGCCCGGCCCCGACGACCGGTACACGTCGACGCGGACGTCCTGCGCGCGGATCTCGACGTCGACCTCCTCGGCCTCGGGCAGCACGGCGACCGTCGCGGCGGACGTGTGGATCCGGCCCTGGCTCTCGGTCTGCGGCACGCGCTGGACGCGGTGGACGCCGGACTCGTACTTCATCCGCCCGAACACGTCCTTCCCCTTCAGCGCGAACGTGATCTCGCGGAACCCGCCGGCCGTGCCCTCGGACGTGTCCATAACCTCGATCTTCCAGCCCTTGCCGGCCGCGTACTTCTGATACAGCTCGAACAGGTCGCCCGCGAAGAGCGCCGCCTCGTCGCCGCCCGTCCCCGCCCGGATCTCGACGATCGCGTCGCGCGCGTCCTCGGGGTCCTTCGGCACGAGCTCCTCCTCGAGGTCCTTTGCCGCCGCCGCCAGCCGTTCGCGGACCTCCTCGAGCTCCACCCGCGCCATCTCGGCGAGCTCGCCCTCTTCCGAGGCCGCCATCTCCTTCAGCCCGTCGGCCTCCTCCTTGAGGTCCTTCCAGCGGCCGGCGGCTTTCACGGCCGGCTCCAGCGACGAGAGCTCACGGCCGAGCTTCGCGAGCTGGCCGGGGTCGCCGGCCACCTCGGGCGTCGACATCTCGGCCAGGACCTCCTGGTACCGAGCGAGCAGGTTGTCGAGGGCGTCGGTGTTGATCATCGGGTCGGCGGCGGCGGACCCGGAAGCTAGCCCCGCGCCGCGGCGGACTCCTCAGCCGGACGCGTCGTCGTCGCGCGAATCGTCTGAAGACTCGGCCCGCCCGCCACGTCGTCGAGGAGGACGTAGAGGTCGGCGCTGTCCCGGTGGCGGACCTCCACGAACGCGCCGCCGCCCGCTCGCACCAGCGGCACGACGGCCGAGGCGGGCAGGAGGCCGTCGCAGGGTGTCTCCGGCCCGATCCCCTCGACCTCGATCCGCTGGCGCTCGGCGTCGAACCGCGTCGACACGACGAGGCGGCGGTCGCAGCCCCGGTCCTCGACTGCCACAAGGCGGAGCCCGTACGCGCTCGCGTCGAGCGCCACGACCGACACCTCGACGACGCCCCGATAGGCCTCGGGCTGGTCACCGACCGCGTCGCACCCGACGACGTGGAGCGCCAGCGCGAGGCCGGTCAGCGCGAGGAGCACCCGCCTCATTCCGCCAGCGACGAGAACGACGTCCGGACCTCCCGGATGCCAAGCCCCGCGAACCCGAGGCGGATTTCGTACTCGTCCGTCTGTTGACCCTGCGACAGGAACACCCGGTAAGCGGCCCCGCCGATGTCGCGCGGGAGGTCGATCGCCACCTCCGCAGGGCCTTCGGCTGTTGCGCAGACGTCGCCGGCCGGCGGCAGCACGTCGCCGAGAGCGATCTCCAGTTCCCCATCGCCCCTATCCGCATCCGCCTCGATCCGGTAGCCGAGGCAGCCGTAGAGGTCGACCGTGCGGACCCGCAGGAAGGGGCCGTCTTCGTAACCGAGGTCGACGACGACGTTCCCCGGCGGCCCGACGGGCTCGGGGCCGACCGTATCACAGGCGACGAGGAGACCCGTGAGGGCGAGGACTGAGAGGAGACGCATGGCGGGAGGTGGAGGGCGTCTCAGGCTAGGCCGACCGCGACGCCTCCGAAATCCCATTCCAGGTCTCCCCTCTATTCGACCGTCACACTCTTGGCGAGGTTGCGCGGCTGGTCCACGTTGCACCCGCGCATGACGGCGATGTGGTAGCTCAGGAGCTGGAGCGGCACGACCGTCAGGAGTGGCTCGAACGCGTCGAGCGTCTTGGGCACCTCGACGACGTACTCGGCCAGTTCGTCGAGCCCCTCGTTCCCCTCATCGGTGATCGCGATGACGGTCCCGCCCCGCGCCACGACCTCCTCGACGTTCGAGATGATCTTGTCGTAGGTCGCGTCGCGCGTGGCGATGAACACGGTCGGCATGAACTGGTCGATGAGCGCGATCGGGCCGTGCTTCATCTCGGCCGCCGGGTAGCCCTCGGCGTGGATGTAGCTGATCTCCTTGAGCTTCAGCGCGCCCTCGAGCGCCACGGGGTAGTTCACGCCGCGCCCGAGGTAGAGGAAGTTGGAGGCGTACCGGTAGTCGCGCGCCATCCGCTCGATGAGCTCGGCGCCGTCGAGGACGGTCTGGATCTGCTCCGGAATCTTCGAGAGCGCCTCGACGTGCGTCTCGAAGTCCTCGTCGGAGAGGACGCCCCGCTCGTGGCCGAGGAGGATCGCGATCTGGGCCAGCACGGCGACCTGGGCCGTGAACGCCTTCGTCGAGGCCACGCCGATCTCGGGGCCGGCGTGGAGGTAGACGCCCGCGTCGGTCTCCCGCGCAATCGTGCTCCCGACGGCGTTGACGAGCCCGATGGCCAGGACGCCCGCGCCCTGCGCCTGCCGGACCGCCGCGAGGGTGTCGGCCGTCTCGCCCGACTGCGAGATCACGACGACCACGTCGCGCTCGGGGTCGAGGACCGGGTTCCGGTAGCGGAACTCGCTGGCGTACTCCACCTCGACGTTCACGCGGGCGAGCCGCTCGATGAGGTACTCGCCCACGAGTCCGGCGTGCCACGACGTCCCGCACGCGCAGATCACGATCCGCTCGGCCGCCGTGAGTTGAGGGAGCACGTCGTCGAGACCGCCCAGCTTGATCTGGCCCTCACCCGGCCGGACGCGCCCGCGCATCGCGTTCGCGACCGACTCCGGCTGCTCCATGATCTCCTTGAGCATGAAGTGATCGTACCCGCCCTTCGCGATCTCCTCGAGGTCCCACTCGAGCTCGTGGACCTCCTTCGAGACGGGCGCGCCCTCGATCTCGAACACCTCATACCCGTCGCGCCGGATCACGGCCATCTCGCCGTCGGAGAGGTACACGACGTTCTTGGTGAACTCGATGAACGGGCTCGCGTCGCTCCCCACGAAGTACTCGCCGTCGCCGATGCCGAGGAGGAGTGGCGACCCGTTGCGGGCCACGACGAGGCAGTCGGGATCGTCCTGGCTCACGGCCACGATCCCATAGGCGCCCTCGACACGCGTGAGCGTCTGGCGGATCGCCTCGGGGAAGTCGAGTCCGGCCTCCTTCTGGACGTCCTCGATAAACCGTGCTAGCACCTCCGTGTCGGTCTCACTCTCGAACGTGTAGCCCTTGTCCAGCAGCCGCTTCTTGATCGACGCGTAGTTCTCGATGATCCCGTTGTGGACGATCGCGAACCGACCGTCCGACGACGTGTGCGGGTGCGAGTTGACGTCGCACGGGGCGCCGTGCGTGGCCCACCGCGTGTGCCCCATCCCGACGGTCCCCTTGACCGGCCGTGACGCGAGGAGGTCGGCCAGCGCGTCGACCTTGCCCTCCTTCTTGCGCACGTCGAGCGAGCCGTTGACGACGGCCACGCCGGCCGAATCGTAGCCGCGGTACTCGAGCCTGCGGAGGCCGTTGACGAGGAGGTCGCCCGCCTCGCGGGGGCCGATGTATCCGACGATGCCGCACATAGGGGTGTTGGGGGTCTACTAGATGGGGAACTCGACGTGGTACCCGACGCGGCCCGGGCCGTTCTCCAAGTCCGGTCACTTCCCCCAAACGTCGCGCGCGGACGCTCCGTGTGGGACCGTCCGCGCCTCGGGGGACCGCTGAAACCTACGCTACGCCAGCGCCGGCGCGCGCTCGCCAGTCGGGAGCGTCCGCCCCACCACCTCG
This sequence is a window from Rubrivirga marina. Protein-coding genes within it:
- the glmS gene encoding glutamine--fructose-6-phosphate transaminase (isomerizing); the protein is MCGIVGYIGPREAGDLLVNGLRRLEYRGYDSAGVAVVNGSLDVRKKEGKVDALADLLASRPVKGTVGMGHTRWATHGAPCDVNSHPHTSSDGRFAIVHNGIIENYASIKKRLLDKGYTFESETDTEVLARFIEDVQKEAGLDFPEAIRQTLTRVEGAYGIVAVSQDDPDCLVVARNGSPLLLGIGDGEYFVGSDASPFIEFTKNVVYLSDGEMAVIRRDGYEVFEIEGAPVSKEVHELEWDLEEIAKGGYDHFMLKEIMEQPESVANAMRGRVRPGEGQIKLGGLDDVLPQLTAAERIVICACGTSWHAGLVGEYLIERLARVNVEVEYASEFRYRNPVLDPERDVVVVISQSGETADTLAAVRQAQGAGVLAIGLVNAVGSTIARETDAGVYLHAGPEIGVASTKAFTAQVAVLAQIAILLGHERGVLSDEDFETHVEALSKIPEQIQTVLDGAELIERMARDYRYASNFLYLGRGVNYPVALEGALKLKEISYIHAEGYPAAEMKHGPIALIDQFMPTVFIATRDATYDKIISNVEEVVARGGTVIAITDEGNEGLDELAEYVVEVPKTLDAFEPLLTVVPLQLLSYHIAVMRGCNVDQPRNLAKSVTVE
- the rpsF gene encoding 30S ribosomal protein S6, giving the protein MADANGAPAQAENGPMYEMMYIINPVLNEDQTKDIVQRVTQYLSENGAHVENVEERGSQRLAYPIEKKRNGYYVVVNFRLPVGKNDGLVKIERALIINDDIMRHLVLRYDAKMERHYQAQQSGQDLPKLAPPVQRA
- the prfA gene encoding peptide chain release factor 1; this translates as MINTDALDNLLARYQEVLAEMSTPEVAGDPGQLAKLGRELSSLEPAVKAAGRWKDLKEEADGLKEMAASEEGELAEMARVELEEVRERLAAAAKDLEEELVPKDPEDARDAIVEIRAGTGGDEAALFAGDLFELYQKYAAGKGWKIEVMDTSEGTAGGFREITFALKGKDVFGRMKYESGVHRVQRVPQTESQGRIHTSAATVAVLPEAEEVDVEIRAQDVRVDVYRSSGPGGQSVNTTDSAVRLTHEPTGLVVSIQDEKSQIKNKEKAFRVLRSRLYQLELDRVHNERAAARKEMVGSGDRSGKIRTYNWPQGRVTDHRLEGDDKNHALQGVLDGDLDAIVKALALADREARMEEAANG